The following proteins come from a genomic window of Anaerobutyricum hallii:
- a CDS encoding Ig-like domain repeat protein, whose product MREELNADLLRRIAYLTKGQLMGEILFYIFLLSSIIYLMVGKVYKSIVCIKEFRKKKSIWILPFILLGIAGLVWNTYGCQVKAASMLENEDTESEMVIDKKHPEIQGDIFVEEGEVEDTAGNHAISAETGKEGAESEEFIIDNSAPKLTVNYEGVLNIMDKDSAIWNINETLHNNEGKVTSSQNQIFCGKENGISICIEEENIVPEDIEIKLYRMSYGKKGQWEQEEVPESDISKKIIRLKENQQPQGIFLYAIKNLEDGHYRVKIHCTDKAGNVMEAERNSETDKCIDNGWYESPIYTVDTVSPIITEVFCNQYPVREKEDRQYFKNAPEIIIRIQEENFNKANFSVDGKMFYADGKNMEKEWRTLKKQADHLQWKSYYKDGIRINEARMKAAIEANYTILFQSTDGAVHKGNQKELKITYDAKKPEIIYTGQNDQKEQLVFRPEMQKEGKSFFTFRRYPFFRYFSMKRICASIQVRDEVSGVENLSYMFVPYGSDDGREEWSVLKNEGEKQNLSELTTIVLPAQQNFKGYLKVYGQDYSGNVGGIVKSKGMVSEDEQLHEQVSKISLKIPEAVFTDEKEKLNYYNKAVLVEAVFEDEQSGICKTSLCGKVNNKEMHEDSSIVVWDAEDTVYRKRQRLTLEEKSFRYSDSDHPIMIQGSMTDNAEHVSEEVLEQGIIIDTEKPVIKVEYDRNNQTEYYNTERKARVIVRERNFRPELVKWDIKGSNQEYHMGEWKTTEDIHTCEIYFDKDGEDYAINLSVTDKAGNESEWKDREYFTIDKTLPEVSIAIENNTDYEKENQLLYFNTDKTVVFCIKDKNFDEHKVEYDIRAIKAADKRKQIDANNTESYVRNGEKHYRYLTLKEEAHYYIQMRCTDKAGNESEKKKIEFVIDKTVPNITIKGVENEAVYEDRVIMPEVICEDKYLDVDSVKVYLLKAGGESVSKEDWNYERTEDKKKVQIQWENLRQNKSKDGIYQLFIKANDKAGNKIKDNYKVIFRVNRWGADFILNHKIKESIDGHYLREEPNIILKERCVKQTKSRVIILKDNEERRTLKGEYVKECIIADKKSEKYGWYEKSYNIKKENFTEEGEYLVTIQEDSKEKKIHFVIDKTPPVVHISNLEKDIYEEEEHSFTIGIMDNYAFEKMELYVEKSTIPLYKKKVQKFIIKPEDLDKNHMVNQKITEDTAYQTIHYIAWDKAGNKLDSNDNGDTRKCLVTTNKPVKEYYKNNPKSQIIMGIVIAATVFTSGCIAFYNRKKHR is encoded by the coding sequence ATGAGGGAGGAACTTAATGCAGATTTATTAAGAAGAATTGCGTACCTGACAAAAGGGCAATTAATGGGGGAGATATTATTTTATATTTTTTTGCTTAGCAGTATAATTTATTTGATGGTGGGAAAAGTATATAAATCAATAGTTTGTATAAAAGAGTTCAGAAAGAAAAAAAGTATTTGGATACTTCCGTTTATTTTATTGGGAATCGCAGGATTAGTATGGAATACTTACGGATGTCAGGTAAAGGCGGCATCGATGCTGGAGAACGAAGATACAGAGTCAGAGATGGTGATTGATAAAAAGCATCCTGAAATACAGGGAGATATATTCGTTGAAGAAGGTGAAGTAGAGGATACGGCAGGAAATCATGCGATATCTGCTGAAACAGGAAAGGAGGGGGCGGAAAGCGAAGAGTTTATTATAGATAATTCAGCGCCGAAATTAACTGTTAATTATGAAGGTGTTTTGAATATTATGGATAAAGATTCTGCAATATGGAATATAAACGAAACACTGCATAACAATGAAGGAAAAGTGACGTCTTCACAAAATCAGATTTTTTGTGGAAAGGAGAATGGAATTTCTATATGTATAGAAGAAGAGAATATTGTGCCGGAAGATATTGAAATAAAATTATATCGTATGTCATACGGAAAAAAAGGACAGTGGGAACAAGAAGAAGTACCGGAGTCAGATATAAGTAAAAAAATAATAAGATTAAAAGAAAATCAACAACCCCAAGGAATATTTCTCTATGCTATTAAAAATCTTGAAGACGGACATTATAGAGTTAAGATACATTGTACGGATAAAGCAGGAAATGTAATGGAAGCAGAAAGAAATAGTGAGACAGATAAATGTATAGATAATGGATGGTATGAAAGTCCGATATATACAGTAGATACCGTTTCACCGATTATAACAGAGGTGTTTTGCAATCAATATCCGGTAAGAGAAAAAGAAGACCGACAGTACTTCAAAAATGCTCCTGAAATTATTATTCGTATACAGGAAGAGAATTTTAATAAAGCTAATTTTTCAGTAGATGGGAAGATGTTTTATGCAGATGGAAAGAACATGGAAAAAGAATGGAGAACACTAAAAAAGCAAGCAGATCATCTACAATGGAAATCTTATTATAAAGATGGGATAAGGATAAATGAAGCAAGGATGAAAGCAGCTATAGAAGCAAATTATACTATACTGTTTCAAAGTACAGATGGAGCGGTTCATAAGGGAAATCAAAAAGAACTGAAAATTACATATGATGCAAAAAAACCGGAGATTATTTATACAGGGCAGAATGATCAAAAGGAACAGTTAGTTTTTAGACCAGAGATGCAGAAAGAGGGAAAGAGTTTTTTTACATTTCGCAGATATCCATTTTTTCGATATTTTAGTATGAAACGCATATGTGCATCTATTCAGGTAAGAGATGAAGTCAGTGGAGTTGAAAACTTGAGTTATATGTTTGTGCCATATGGAAGTGATGATGGCAGAGAAGAATGGTCTGTTTTGAAGAATGAAGGAGAAAAGCAGAATCTATCAGAGCTGACAACAATTGTGTTACCTGCACAGCAAAATTTTAAAGGCTATTTAAAAGTTTATGGACAAGATTATAGTGGAAATGTCGGAGGAATTGTAAAAAGTAAAGGAATGGTTTCTGAAGATGAACAATTACATGAACAAGTAAGTAAAATCTCTTTAAAAATACCGGAAGCAGTTTTTACGGATGAGAAAGAAAAGCTAAATTATTATAATAAAGCAGTTCTCGTTGAAGCGGTCTTTGAGGATGAACAGTCGGGAATTTGTAAAACCAGTCTGTGTGGAAAAGTAAATAATAAGGAAATGCATGAGGATAGCAGCATAGTGGTTTGGGATGCTGAGGATACAGTATATAGAAAAAGACAGCGGCTTACATTAGAAGAGAAAAGCTTTAGATATTCAGATTCTGATCATCCAATAATGATTCAAGGAAGCATGACAGATAATGCAGAACATGTAAGTGAAGAGGTTTTGGAACAGGGAATCATTATTGACACTGAAAAGCCGGTTATAAAGGTGGAGTATGATAGAAATAATCAAACAGAATATTATAATACAGAAAGAAAAGCAAGAGTAATAGTTAGAGAGCGCAACTTTAGACCTGAGTTGGTGAAGTGGGATATAAAGGGAAGTAATCAGGAATATCATATGGGCGAATGGAAAACGACAGAAGATATACATACATGCGAGATATATTTTGATAAAGATGGAGAAGATTATGCAATTAATCTTTCTGTGACAGATAAGGCAGGGAATGAGTCGGAATGGAAAGACAGGGAGTATTTTACGATTGATAAAACGCTTCCGGAAGTTTCTATTGCCATAGAGAATAATACGGATTATGAAAAAGAAAATCAGCTTTTATATTTTAACACAGATAAAACAGTGGTATTTTGCATAAAAGATAAAAATTTTGATGAACATAAGGTTGAATATGATATAAGAGCAATAAAAGCAGCGGATAAAAGGAAACAGATAGATGCAAACAATACAGAATCCTATGTCAGAAATGGAGAAAAGCATTATAGGTATCTGACTTTAAAAGAGGAGGCGCACTATTACATTCAGATGCGATGTACAGATAAAGCCGGAAATGAATCTGAAAAAAAGAAAATAGAGTTTGTAATAGATAAGACAGTTCCCAATATTACGATAAAAGGAGTCGAGAATGAAGCGGTATATGAAGACAGAGTAATAATGCCTGAGGTAATATGTGAAGATAAATATCTGGATGTGGATTCTGTAAAGGTGTATTTATTAAAAGCAGGTGGTGAATCGGTTTCGAAAGAAGACTGGAATTATGAAAGAACGGAGGATAAAAAGAAGGTACAGATTCAATGGGAGAATTTAAGACAAAATAAGTCAAAAGACGGTATTTATCAATTATTTATTAAGGCAAATGATAAAGCAGGAAATAAAATAAAGGATAATTATAAGGTTATTTTTCGAGTAAATCGTTGGGGTGCAGATTTTATTTTGAATCATAAGATAAAAGAAAGTATAGATGGACATTATTTAAGAGAAGAACCCAATATTATATTAAAAGAACGATGTGTAAAACAGACAAAATCAAGAGTGATAATTTTAAAAGATAATGAAGAAAGAAGAACTTTGAAAGGAGAATATGTAAAAGAGTGTATAATCGCAGATAAAAAATCAGAAAAATACGGATGGTATGAGAAAAGCTATAATATAAAAAAAGAGAATTTTACAGAAGAGGGAGAATATCTCGTTACAATTCAGGAAGATTCTAAGGAGAAGAAAATACATTTTGTTATAGATAAAACACCACCAGTAGTTCATATTAGTAATCTAGAAAAAGATATTTATGAGGAAGAAGAACATAGCTTTACAATCGGTATAATGGATAATTATGCCTTTGAAAAAATGGAATTATATGTAGAGAAAAGTACGATACCTTTGTATAAGAAAAAGGTGCAGAAATTTATTATAAAGCCGGAAGATTTAGATAAGAATCATATGGTGAATCAGAAGATTACAGAAGATACAGCGTATCAAACGATACATTATATTGCATGGGATAAAGCAGGAAATAAGCTGGATTCTAATGATAATGGAGATACAAGGAAGTGTCTTGTAACTACGAATAAGCCTGTAAAAGAATATTATAAAAATAATCCTAAATCACAAATAATAATGGGGATAGTAATAGCTGCTACTGTATTTACAAGTGGGTGCATAGCCTTTTACAATAGAAAAAAGCATAGATAA
- a CDS encoding DUF951 domain-containing protein translates to MDFKVGEVIKMKKKHPCGANEWKLLRVGMDFRLQCMKCGREVMVPRKLVEKNFRGYISQDV, encoded by the coding sequence ATGGATTTTAAAGTGGGAGAAGTTATCAAAATGAAAAAGAAGCATCCTTGCGGTGCGAATGAATGGAAGTTACTTAGAGTTGGAATGGATTTTCGGCTGCAATGTATGAAGTGCGGAAGAGAAGTAATGGTTCCGAGAAAGCTTGTAGAAAAGAATTTTCGAGGATATATCAGCCAGGATGTCTAA
- the rpsF gene encoding 30S ribosomal protein S6, which produces MNKYELALVINAKIEDDARTDAIEKIKALIEKFGGEITNVDEWGKKKLAYEIQKMREGYYYFIQFDASAECPAEIERRVRIMEPVMRYLCVKQDA; this is translated from the coding sequence ATGAATAAGTATGAATTAGCTCTGGTTATTAATGCAAAAATCGAAGATGACGCTAGAACAGATGCCATTGAAAAGATTAAAGCTTTAATCGAAAAATTTGGCGGAGAGATTACTAACGTTGATGAATGGGGTAAGAAGAAATTAGCTTACGAAATTCAGAAGATGAGAGAAGGATATTACTATTTCATCCAATTCGATGCATCAGCTGAGTGTCCAGCAGAGATTGAACGTCGTGTTCGTATCATGGAACCAGTTATGAGATACTTATGCGTTAAACAGGATGCATAA
- a CDS encoding single-stranded DNA-binding protein, with translation MNKVVLMGRLTRNPDVRYSQGEKATCVARYTLAVNRRFRRDGEQDADFINCVAFGRQGEFAEKYLKQGTKIVISGRIQTGSYTNRDGVKVYTTDVVVEEQDFAESKAAASSYTGGYQQQGGYTNAPEPQAAPAPTSRPAPSEAVSDGFMTIPEGIEEELPFI, from the coding sequence ATGAATAAAGTAGTTTTGATGGGACGTTTAACCAGAAACCCGGATGTCAGATATTCTCAGGGTGAGAAGGCAACGTGCGTAGCAAGATATACTTTGGCCGTAAACAGAAGATTCCGCAGAGATGGTGAACAGGATGCAGATTTTATCAACTGTGTTGCCTTTGGCAGACAGGGAGAATTTGCAGAGAAGTATCTAAAACAGGGTACAAAGATTGTCATTTCCGGAAGAATTCAGACAGGTAGTTATACCAATCGTGACGGTGTTAAGGTTTATACAACAGATGTTGTTGTTGAAGAACAGGATTTTGCAGAGAGTAAGGCAGCTGCATCCAGCTACACAGGTGGATATCAGCAGCAGGGAGGATATACGAATGCTCCAGAGCCACAGGCTGCACCTGCACCAACAAGCCGTCCAGCCCCAAGTGAGGCAGTGAGCGATGGATTTATGACAATTCCAGAAGGAATTGAAGAAGAACTGCCTTTTATTTAG
- the rpsR gene encoding 30S ribosomal protein S18 produces the protein MAYSKDRGDAPMRRRGGRRRKKVCIFCADKNAVIDYKDVNKLKRYVSERGKILPRRITGNCAKHQRALTVAIKRARHVSLMPYTVE, from the coding sequence ATGGCATATAGCAAAGATCGTGGCGATGCTCCAATGAGAAGAAGAGGTGGCCGCAGAAGAAAGAAAGTCTGCATTTTCTGTGCAGATAAAAATGCAGTAATCGATTATAAAGATGTAAATAAATTAAAAAGATACGTATCTGAAAGAGGTAAAATCTTACCTAGAAGAATCACAGGAAACTGTGCAAAACATCAGCGTGCTCTTACAGTAGCAATCAAGAGAGCAAGACACGTATCCTTAATGCCTTACACAGTAGAATAA
- a CDS encoding M48 family metallopeptidase, translating to MSKIRIHQDSGDLYVNVISVNSRYVDFIIHNDLSIDMKVPVGMSREMIERYVRLNETIIFQEYEKKKVRNHQMLPITLDLEEGRIVYRAGLYLPFLGKTDVLLRIKYLSDFDREETKIYMEDKKEQGKHLIIKTDNDSQEFLRYCIVRYYKKCAAVIVKKKVEEFAAKMGLEYNQVMITGQNRQSALRRPRLSYQNIEIKNQLTLWGSCNRKHNLKFDWKLAMLPMEIIEYIIVHELTHLKVMNHSGKFWNEMEKVMPEYRECRIWLEKHGKEYEIF from the coding sequence GTGTCTAAAATTAGAATTCATCAGGACTCAGGAGATTTATATGTGAATGTTATCAGTGTGAATTCAAGATATGTAGACTTCATCATTCACAATGATCTATCTATAGATATGAAGGTTCCGGTCGGAATGAGTCGAGAGATGATTGAGAGATATGTTCGTCTGAATGAGACGATTATTTTTCAGGAGTATGAGAAGAAGAAAGTCCGAAATCATCAGATGCTTCCAATTACACTTGATTTAGAAGAAGGAAGAATAGTTTATAGAGCAGGTTTGTATCTTCCGTTTCTTGGGAAGACGGATGTTCTTCTGAGAATAAAGTATCTGTCGGATTTTGACAGAGAAGAGACGAAGATTTATATGGAAGATAAGAAGGAACAGGGAAAACATTTGATTATTAAGACGGATAATGATAGTCAGGAGTTTTTAAGATATTGTATAGTTCGTTATTATAAAAAGTGTGCAGCGGTTATTGTTAAGAAAAAAGTGGAAGAGTTTGCTGCGAAGATGGGGCTTGAGTATAATCAGGTGATGATAACCGGTCAGAATCGGCAGTCGGCACTTCGAAGACCAAGACTTTCTTATCAGAATATCGAAATTAAAAATCAGCTGACTTTATGGGGAAGCTGTAACAGGAAGCATAATCTTAAGTTTGACTGGAAGCTGGCGATGCTCCCGATGGAAATTATAGAATATATTATTGTACATGAGTTGACACATTTAAAGGTTATGAACCATTCGGGTAAGTTCTGGAATGAGATGGAAAAGGTTATGCCTGAATATAGAGAATGTCGTATCTGGCTTGAAAAGCATGGGAAAGAGTATGAGATTTTTTAA